A genomic segment from Anopheles maculipalpis chromosome X, idAnoMacuDA_375_x, whole genome shotgun sequence encodes:
- the LOC126561448 gene encoding uncharacterized protein LOC126561448 — protein sequence MATFVTLLLATVMLPMLLHSVGPYAAAEKVWVDRDKVYCEHIDCTSLATYKGEKFCSPCDTRHYCECIETKESLPYMYACPNMAECQTSDKRGPCKKTMSDILCKRIDQAYIEQ from the coding sequence ATGGCAACGTTTGTAACGCTTCTGCTGGCAACGGTGATGTTGCCGATGCTACTTCACTCAGTGGGTCCATACGCAGCGGCTGAAAAGGTTTGGGTCGACCGAGATAAGGTTTACTGCGAGCATATCGATTGCACTAGCCTCGCAACATACAAAGGTGAAAAATTCTGCAGCCCGTGCGATACGCGACACTATTGTGAGTGTATTGAAACGAAGGAATCCCTGCCATACATGTACGCCTGCCCCAATATGGCAGAATGCCAAACCAGTGATAAACGCGGACCGTGCAAAAAAACGATGTCGGACATACTGTGCAAGCGAATCGATCAAGCCTACATAGAGCAATAA